Proteins found in one Fusarium oxysporum Fo47 chromosome V, complete sequence genomic segment:
- a CDS encoding mitochondrial F1-F0 ATP synthase subunit F of fungi-domain-containing protein, protein MSFVTRRALSTLIPPKVASPKAIGAAPDAIRMQRVVSFYEKLPRGAAPEVKAKGLLGRYQAKHFGKNPTGKPIIHLIVFLVSIGYVQNYYFHLRHHKNNAH, encoded by the exons ATGAGCTTCGTCACCCGCCGAGCGCTCTCGACGCTCATCCCCCCCAAG GTCGCTTCTCCTAAG GCCATTGGCGCTGCTCCTGATGCTATCCGCATGCAGCGTGTCGTCAGCTTCTACGAGAAGCTCCCCCGAGGTGCCGCCCCCGAGGTCAAGGCTAAGGGTCTCCTCGGCCGATACCAGGCCAAGCACTTCGGCAAGAACCCCACTGGCAAGC CTATCATTCACCTGATTGTCTTCCTTGTCAGCATCGGTTACGTCCAGAACTACTACTTCCACCTTC GCCACCACAAGAACAACGCTCACTAA
- a CDS encoding CTLH/CRA C-terminal to lish motif domain-containing protein yields the protein MVSFVVDKPSFSPSFTSSASTATPVKHAFDRRVHDVKSPKSDINALILDYLTMEGYPNAAANFSKEANLEPHQDTQHIIARQEIQNCIHSGDIKTAITTLNEFDPQILDGDKALHFTLLRLQLIELIRACNATGDIQPALTFATEELGPKAPTNPKFLEDLERTMALLLIPSDAREPQLAALLEPELRREVADSVNRAILERQSRRREAAIRQLVRMRVWAENTARDKRKNLPDRLDIGLNGEEPDSPRPHPGNGHDPMITT from the exons ATGGTGAGCTTTGTTGTCGACAAGCCGAGCTTCAGCCCAAGCTTT ACGTCATCTGCTTCTACAGCTACTCCCGTCAAGCATGCCTTTGACCGGCGTGTTCACGACGTCAAGTCTCCCAAAAG TGATATCAACGCTCTAATACTGGACTATCTTACTATGGAAGGGTATCCGAATGCGGCAGCAAACTTTTCTAAGGAAGCCAATCTCGAACCTCACCAGGACACGCAGCACATTATAGCGAGGCAGGAGATCCAGAACTGCATCCATAGTGGTGATATTAAGACGGCAATAACAACACTCAATGAGTTTGACCCACAG ATTCTAGATGGAGATAAGGCACTGCATTTTACCCTGCTACGACTTCAGCTCATAGAACTCATTCGCGCTTGTAATGCGACTGGAGATATCCAACCAGCCCTCACTTTCGCTACTGAGGAACTGGGCCCCAAAGCACCCACGAACCCCAAGTTTCTGGAAGACTTGGAGAGGACCATGGCACTGCTCTTGATTCCATCTGACGCGCGCGAGCCCCAGTTAGCAGCGTTGCTAGAGCCAGAGTTGCGACGAGAAGTTGCAGACAGCGTAAACCGGGCCATCCTTGAAAGACAATCCCGAAGACGTGAAGCAGCTATTCGCCAGCTCGTCAGAATGCGTGTCTGGGCCGAAAATACTGCCCGAGATAAGCGTAAAAACTTACCTGACCGACTGGATATTGGCTTGAACGGAGAAGAACCCGACAGCCCTAGACCTCACCCCGGAAATGGACATGACCCCATGATTACAACGTGA
- a CDS encoding uridine kinase family-domain-containing protein produces MSASAILEVNGGLESHVTVQKRAYYSPPWADVSIIGVAGSSGSGKSTLSQAIVKKLNLPWVVILSMDSFYKTLTPEQSKLAFANEYDFDSPDAIDFDVLVDKLRDLKAGKRAEIPVYSFAKHSRLDRTTSIYSPHVLVLEGIFALYDPRVLELLDMGIYCEADADTCLSRRLVRDVRERGRDIEGIIKQWFGFVKPNFEKFVEPQRKVADLIVPRGIENRVALEMMVQFVEKKLFEKSRHHREALSRLEAASKDSPLSERVVVLDDTRQLKFMNTILQDIDTDPEDFIFYFDRLASLIIEQALNNAHFEAKNIVTPQGYEYKGLVSTGEVCAVIVLRGGSAFEPALRKTIPDCRTGRLLIQSDYSTGEPELHYLRLPDDIADQESVLLLDTQMATGGAALMAVQVLVDHGVKQDRIVLATYSAGKVGLHRLTSVFPEITVVVCNMLDYQQERWVEKRYFRC; encoded by the exons ATGTCCGCCTCTGCAATCCTTGAAGTCAACGGCGGGCTCGAGAGTCATGTCACGGTTCAGAAGCGAGCTTACTATTCACCTCCTTGGGCCGATGTCAGCATTATCGGCGTCGCGGGCAGCTCAGGTTCAGGCAAATCGACCTTGTCCCAGGCTATCGTCAAGAAGTTGAACCTACCCTGGGTCGTTATTTTGTCAATG GACTCTTTTTATAAGACCTTGACACCCGAGCAGTCTAAACTGGCCTTCGCCAACGAATATGACTTCGACTCGCCTGAC GCCATCGATTTCGATGTTCTGGTCGATAAGCTACGGGATCTTAAGGCTGG AAAACGGGCTGAAATTCCTGTTTATTCATTCGCCAAACATTCTCGATTGGACCGTACAACATCCATCTACTCGCCTCATGTACTTGTCCTAGAGGGTATTTTTGCGCTTTACGACCCTCGAGTGCTTGAACTGCTTGATATGGGT ATCTATTGTGAGGCAGATGCAGATACTTGCCTGTCAAGGAGAC TTGTCCGTGATGTACGAGAGCGTGGGCGGGATATCGAGGGTATCATCAAGCAGTGGTTTGGATTTGTCAAGCCAAACTTTGAGAAG TTTGTCGAGCCCCAACGGAAGGTTGCTGATTTGATCGTACCGCGAGGAATCGAGAACAGAGTTGCCCTTG AAATGATGGTTCAgtttgtcgagaagaagctgttcGAGAAATCAAGACATCACCGAGAGGCACTGTCCCGCCTGGAAGCAGCAAGTAAGGATTCACCGCTTTCTGAACGGGTCGTGGTCTTGGATGATACACGACAGCTCAAATTCATGAACACCATCCTTCAGGATATTGACACAGATCCTGAGGATTTCATCTTCTACTTTGACAGGCTTGCGAGTCTGATTATTGAACA GGCCCTCAACAATGCCCATTTCGAGGCCAAGAATATTGTAACACCCCAAGGATACGAATACAAGGGTCTTGTATCAACGGGTGAGGTCTGCGCCGTTATTGTACTCCGAGGAGGATCAGCGTTTGAGCCGGCGCTTCGAAAGACCATTCCCGATTGCCGAACGGGCCGTCTTCTTATCCAATCCGACTATTCCACGGGAGAGCCGGAACTTCATTACTTGCGACTACCTGACGATATTGCAGACCAAGAAAGCGTCCTACTTCTGGACACCCAGATGGCTACTGGAGGTGCAGCGTTGATGGCGGTGCAAGTCCTGGTCGATCACGGCGTGAAACAGGATCGTATTGTTCTAGCAACATACTCGGCCGGCAAGGTTGGACTTCACAGATTGACATCCGTTTTCCCAGAGATTACAGTCGTGGTTTGCAACATGCTCGACTACCAACAAGAACGATGGGTCGAGAAGAGGTATTTCCGCTGCTGA
- a CDS encoding ETC complex I subunit conserved region-domain-containing protein: MAALRSQSAARMLRSAAAPRVALSAAPRRFQSNVTQASGTITGPVTSEPDYNIEADKATSTYTPVPRSVQNGSEEILPAAVISGAPMELQARTVRIYQEAKPATQSGDWRGRRWRMDWDILPKGHRWENPLIGWQSSGDFMQGTHINFSSKEDAIHFAEKQGYEYFVQEPNSRKFAPKAYANNFLYSARKLKHIRTK; encoded by the exons ATGGCCGCCCTCCGATCTCAGAGTGCGGCTCGTATGCTGCGAAGCGCTGCTGCGCCCAGAGTCGCCCTCTCCGCCGCACCCCGACGATTCCAGAGCAACGTCACTCAGGCCAGCGGCACCATCACTGGCCCTGTTACCAGCGAGCCCGACTACAATATCGAGGCTGACAAGGCTACCTC CACCTACACACCTGTCCCTCGATCCGTCCAGAATGGCAGCGAAGAGATCCTTCCCGCTGCTGTGATCTCAGGCGCTCCCATGGAGCTCCAGGCCCGAACGGTTCG CATCTACCAGGAAGCTAAGCCTGCGACTCAGTCCGGCGACTGGCGCGGTCGACGCTGGCGAATGGATTGGGATATTCTTCCCAAGGGACATCGATGGGAGAACCCTTTGATCGGTTGGCAATCTTCGGGTGATTTTATGCAAGGCACCCACATCAACTTCTCGAGCAAGGAGGATGCTATTCACTTTGCTGAGAAGCAGGGTTACGAGTACTTTGTTCAGGAGCCCAACTCTCGCAAGTTTGCACCTAAGGCTTATGCCAACAACTTCCTGTACTCTGCCAGGAAGCTTAAGCACATCAGGACGAAATAG